One Campylobacter concisus genomic window, ATAAAATTTGCATTTTCATAGAGCTCATTTTTCGTGGTTTCGTCTAAATTTTCTTCAAGTGCAGTTGAAATTTTTGCCGCGCTTTCGCTTTGAGCTTTTTGCAATGTCTCTTTTTGAGTAGTAACCGTTTTTACTATCTCTTTGACATCTTTTTCAGTGATTTTTTGGCCGCTATTTGCCTTGCTCGCAGCTGCATCTAAAACCATCGATAAAAATTCGCCGTTGTTTTGAGATTTTTTAGAAACAGAGGGCTTTTTATTCCCAGCAGGAGCCAGCAAATCTACGTTATTTTTCGCTGTATAAGCTTGCATTTAAACCTTTCAAATTTTTAAACTTAATGCCAAACATGCAAAATCTATTCCAAAAATTAACTTCTTGATATCAGCTTAAAATTTATAAAAATTTAGCTATAATCTGCCCCTATTTTAAAACTGACAAACGAAAAATAGTAAACTAATAAACGGAGAAAAATTTGGAAAAGATACGAAATATAGCCGTTATCGCACACGTCGACCACGGTAAAACAACAATGGTTGATGAGCTTTTGAAACAGTCAGGAACATTTAACGAGCATCAAAACCTTGGCGAGCGTGTAATGGATAGCAACGACATCGAAAGAGAACGTGGCATCACGATTCTTTCTAAAAATACCGCCATTCGCTACAAAGATACAAAGATCAACATCATTGACACCCCAGGCCACGCCGACTTTGGTGGTGAGGTAGAGCGTGTTCTTAAGATGGTTGATGGCGTTTTGCTACTTGTCGATGCGCAAGAAGGCGTTATGCCACAAACTAAATTCGTCGTCAAAAAAGCACTTTCACTAGGGCTTCGTCCAATCGTCGTCGTAAATAAGATAGACAAACCTGCAGGCGATCCAGACCGCGTTATAAATGAAATTTTTGACCTTTTTGTCGCACTTGACGCAAATGATGAGCAGCTAGAATTTCCAGTCGTTTATGCAGCTGCTAAAAATGGCTATGCAAAGCTAAAACTAAGTGATGAAAATGTAAATATGCAGCCGCTTTTTGAGACTATTTTGGCTCACGTACCAGCTCCAAGCGGTAGTGATGAAAACCCACTTCAGCTTCAAGTATTTACTCTTGATTATGACAACTACGTCGGCAAGATCGGCATTGCAAGAATTTTTAACGGCAAGATATCAAAAAACCAAAATGTCATGCTTGCAAAGGCTGATGGCACAAAGACAACTGGTAGAATTTCAAAGTTAATTGGCTTTATGGGTCTTGAAAGAACTGATATTAACGAAGCTGGTACTGGCGACATCGTAGCGATCGCTGGTTTTGATGCGCTTGACGTTGGCGATAGTGTCGTTGATCCAAACAACCCTCATCCACTAGATCCTCTCCACATCGAAGAACCAACACTTAGCGTTGTATTTTCTGTAAATGACGGCCCATTGGCAGGTACTGAGGGCAAACATGTCACATCAAATAAGATCGATGAGCGCCTTGCAAACGAGATGAAGACAAATATTGCGATGAAATACGAAAACATCGGCGAGGGCAAATTTAAAGTAAGTGGCCGTGGCGAGCTTCAGATTACCATTTTGGCTGAAAATATGCGCCGCGAGGGCTATGAGTTTTTACTTGGCAGACCTGAGGTCATCGTAAAAGAGATAAACGGCGTAAAATGCGAGCCATACGAGCTTTTGGTTATCGACGCGCCTGATGATACGACAGGCACAGTCATAGAAAAACTAGGCAAAAGAAAAGCTGAAATGGTCTCTATGAACCCAACAGGCGACGGTCAAACAAGGATCGAATTTGAGATCCCAGCGCGCGGACTTATTGGCTTTAGAAGCCAGTTTTTGACTGATACAAAAGGCGAGGGCGTTATGAACCACAGCTTTTTGGAGTTTAGACCACTAAGCGGCACCGTCGAGCACAGAACAAACGGCGCGCTAGTTTCTATGGAAAACGGCGTAACGCTTGCTTATTCGCTATTTAACTTGCAAGATCGTGGCGTGCTATTTCTTGATCCGCAGGCAAAAGTCTATGTGGGCATGATCATCGGCGAGCACAGCCGTCCAAACGACCTTGACGTAAATCCTATCAAGGGCAAAAACCTAACAAACGTGCGTGCAAGCGGTAGCGACGATGCGATCAAACTTGTGCCACCTAGAAAGCTAAGCCTTGAGCGTGCGTTAGAGTGGATAGAAGATGACGAGCTAGTCGAGGTTACGCCTATAAATATCCGCGTTCGCAAGCGCTATTTAGACCCAACAGAGCGCAAAAGAAAAGCAAAACTTTAATCAAATTTTATCATTTTAGCCCCTTTGTAAAGGGGCTAATAATTAAACCCTAAAAACAGCAAAAAATTTATATAAATTTCTCATACTTTTTTGCATTATTTATTTAAGTTGGCTTTGTTCAAGACGAAATAGAGCCACTCTCTCTCATCTAAAATTTATCAACCTTAAAACCATTTTTACTTTAAAATACCATACTTACTTTTCTATTTTTGCTTTTAATGTAATCAATACAAAAATGCTTAGTTTATGCTAGAATCGGCGAAAATTTAAAGGAAACCGATGAAAAAACTAAAATTTATCTTTGCTCTCGCCGCCGCGTTTATTTTTAGCGGCTGCTACGATACGACGCTGCTTACGCGCGTACCGATCTCCGCGCTTGTTTCGGACAAAGGCTCGGACGTGAAATCCACGATCGTGCTAACGGGTATAACGCCGCAGACGCACGAGACGAAAACGGTAACGGACAACGTGCGGGTTTTCGTCCCGGACGCTAAATTTAAGGACTTTCCGACCGGAGAAACCGCCTATGAGATGAGCGTTAGCGTCGGCAAGGGCGAAAAAGGCGGCAAAAACTCGGATAAGCGCGCCGTGCGGATATATCTAAGCCAAGACGGCGACGTCTACGGCAAGCTTAGCAAAAACATACTCGAGCAGTACGCGGGCGCGGCTAAACAGAAAATGGAGCCGACGCTAAAAGCGGCGATCAAATTTGAAAATGACACGAACGTCGTTTATGAGCTGGTCGTGGGCAACGAGTTTAAGGCGAGCGACGAGGCGCAAACGGGCGGCGTTTATACCTTGGCGCCTGGGCAGGTTACGGGCGCGATCTGGGCGGATAGCGCGGCGGTAAATACGGCGATCGCGGGCAAAGCGGTCAAAATCGGTACTCTAAAAAAGACGGCGAAATGAAAAACGTAAAAATAGGCTTTATCGGCGGCGGAAATATGGGCGGCGCGATGATAGAGGCGCTTTGGCGCGCGCAACCCGACGGGGCAAGCTCGGCCGAGGGCGAGCGAAAATCCAGCGGCGGCAGCGAGACGCAAAGGGCGGGAAATTTAGCGCAAACGGATAAAAACGCGAGTCAGCGCGAATGCGAAAAAAAGACGAAATTTGAAATCATAGCCTGCGCCAGAAGTAAAAACGAAGCCTTGCGGCAAAGATTCGGCGTAAAAATAGCCGCGAACGAAACGGATCTAGCGCGCGAAGCGGACGCGGTCGTGCTGGCTACTAAGCCCGCTAGCTACGAGGCTATCTTGCGCCTGATCGCGCCCGAGCTTGCGGGCAAAATTTTGCTTCTTTT contains:
- the typA gene encoding translational GTPase TypA; translation: MEKIRNIAVIAHVDHGKTTMVDELLKQSGTFNEHQNLGERVMDSNDIERERGITILSKNTAIRYKDTKINIIDTPGHADFGGEVERVLKMVDGVLLLVDAQEGVMPQTKFVVKKALSLGLRPIVVVNKIDKPAGDPDRVINEIFDLFVALDANDEQLEFPVVYAAAKNGYAKLKLSDENVNMQPLFETILAHVPAPSGSDENPLQLQVFTLDYDNYVGKIGIARIFNGKISKNQNVMLAKADGTKTTGRISKLIGFMGLERTDINEAGTGDIVAIAGFDALDVGDSVVDPNNPHPLDPLHIEEPTLSVVFSVNDGPLAGTEGKHVTSNKIDERLANEMKTNIAMKYENIGEGKFKVSGRGELQITILAENMRREGYEFLLGRPEVIVKEINGVKCEPYELLVIDAPDDTTGTVIEKLGKRKAEMVSMNPTGDGQTRIEFEIPARGLIGFRSQFLTDTKGEGVMNHSFLEFRPLSGTVEHRTNGALVSMENGVTLAYSLFNLQDRGVLFLDPQAKVYVGMIIGEHSRPNDLDVNPIKGKNLTNVRASGSDDAIKLVPPRKLSLERALEWIEDDELVEVTPINIRVRKRYLDPTERKRKAKL